Proteins from one Pyrococcus kukulkanii genomic window:
- a CDS encoding ATP-binding protein — protein sequence MLEMQNPWWFNEPDPDWELFKILRFRVRPSWLDELSLTPFSLNFVIGPRRVGKTMGIKLLIKEILEKIKNPYSVFYFSCDVLEDYKELMEVIEDYLKLKKRKGVKSAFIFLDEVTFVDDWWRAIKFLIDRGTLRRDVVTITGSVSLTLGKHFETFGGRKGHGRSIEVMPLSFREYCNLFYREFFPLKAKEILEEYLETGGYLAYLNSNLKAEDIIGFLKADIRALERSTDVAKEVMGAILDKAPSPISFNSIAREVGISPHTAREYVELFENLRVLKQVLYLGGDGKVYPRKERKLILRDPLLVKAMELWTRRKVERAVIYEWLVQEHLYRKFKEVFYYRNSFEIDAIAGDLKVEVKSKVSRGKYPKGVKVIGIDEIPEFLYNI from the coding sequence ATGCTTGAGATGCAGAACCCCTGGTGGTTTAACGAACCCGATCCTGATTGGGAGCTGTTCAAAATTTTGAGATTTAGGGTAAGGCCCTCGTGGTTAGATGAACTTTCTTTAACGCCATTTTCCTTGAACTTTGTTATAGGTCCAAGGAGAGTTGGAAAGACCATGGGAATAAAGTTGTTAATTAAAGAAATCCTTGAAAAGATAAAAAATCCATATTCGGTGTTCTATTTCAGTTGCGACGTGCTTGAAGATTACAAGGAACTAATGGAGGTTATCGAGGACTACCTAAAACTTAAGAAAAGGAAAGGAGTTAAATCAGCGTTCATATTCCTTGATGAAGTGACATTCGTAGATGATTGGTGGAGAGCCATAAAGTTCCTTATTGACCGCGGTACCCTAAGGAGGGATGTTGTTACCATAACAGGTTCAGTATCTTTAACTCTAGGAAAGCACTTCGAGACATTTGGGGGGAGAAAGGGGCATGGGAGAAGCATAGAGGTCATGCCCCTGAGCTTTCGTGAATATTGCAATCTGTTCTATCGCGAGTTCTTTCCTCTCAAAGCCAAAGAAATACTTGAAGAGTACCTTGAGACGGGGGGATATTTGGCCTACCTTAATAGCAATTTAAAAGCTGAGGATATCATCGGATTCCTAAAGGCAGATATCAGGGCCCTTGAACGCTCTACTGATGTGGCTAAGGAAGTTATGGGGGCTATTTTAGATAAAGCCCCCTCTCCCATCTCTTTTAACTCAATAGCTAGGGAGGTTGGAATTTCCCCTCACACTGCAAGGGAGTACGTTGAGCTCTTTGAGAATCTCCGCGTCCTGAAGCAGGTCTTGTACCTTGGAGGAGACGGCAAAGTTTATCCCAGGAAGGAGAGAAAATTGATACTTCGCGATCCCCTCCTGGTTAAAGCTATGGAGCTCTGGACAAGAAGGAAAGTTGAAAGAGCTGTGATCTATGAATGGCTTGTTCAGGAGCACCTTTACAGAAAATTTAAGGAAGTTTTTTATTACAGAAATTCCTTTGAAATAGACGCTATAGCTGGAGATTTAAAAGTGGAGGTTAAATCCAAGGTAAGTAGGGGGAAATACCCAAAAGGCGTTAAAGTCATAGGGATCGATGAGATCCCTGAGTTCCTTTATAACATCTAA
- a CDS encoding DUF5615 family PIN-like protein, producing the protein MKFIADMMLGRLARWLRLYGYDTLYGIKEDDRILEVAKKEGRIILTRDSELARKARKLEVRVILIESNSFEDQVRQLMREGIQFNELFPENARCPKCNGPIVRVRKEDIRDKVPEKVYEAYDEFYVCLNCGQVYWPGKQWREMIKIDKRIRDISKLSGRDHQSEVP; encoded by the coding sequence ATGAAGTTCATAGCCGACATGATGCTTGGTAGGCTCGCTCGATGGTTGAGGCTCTACGGTTACGATACTCTGTATGGAATTAAAGAGGATGACAGAATCCTTGAAGTCGCTAAAAAAGAGGGCAGGATAATACTTACGCGGGACTCTGAGCTTGCTAGGAAGGCTAGAAAACTTGAAGTGAGAGTTATTCTAATAGAGTCCAACTCCTTCGAGGATCAAGTTAGGCAACTGATGAGGGAGGGAATACAGTTTAACGAGCTATTCCCCGAAAATGCTAGATGTCCGAAGTGCAATGGGCCAATAGTTAGGGTTAGGAAGGAAGACATAAGGGATAAAGTTCCCGAGAAGGTTTATGAGGCCTATGACGAGTTCTACGTCTGTCTAAATTGCGGCCAAGTCTACTGGCCCGGGAAGCAGTGGAGGGAGATGATAAAGATTGATAAAAGAATTAGGGATATCAGCAAACTCTCGGGACGGGATCACCAATCGGAGGTTCCATGA
- the hypE gene encoding hydrogenase expression/formation protein HypE — protein sequence MKIKLEHGAGGELMEELIRNVILKNIKLNSAGGIGLEALDDGATIPLGDKHLVFTIDGHTVKPLFFPGGDIGRLAVSGTVNDLAVMGAKPLAMASSLIIGEGFDGADLERILRSMNDTAEEVPVPIVTGDTKVVEDEIGIFVITAGIGIAERPISDAGARVGDAVLVSGTIGDHGIALMSHREGISFETELKSDVAPIWDVVEAVAKAIGWENIHAMKDPTRGGLSNALNEMARKANVGILVKESDIPIRPEVKAASDMLGISPYEVANEGKVIMIVAREYAEEALEAMRKTEKGKNAAIIGEVIKEYPGKVILETGIGGKRFMEPPIGDPVPRVC from the coding sequence ATGAAGATAAAGCTTGAGCACGGTGCCGGTGGGGAGTTAATGGAAGAACTCATCAGGAATGTAATACTAAAGAACATAAAGCTAAACTCCGCTGGCGGAATTGGCCTAGAGGCCCTTGATGACGGGGCTACAATACCTCTAGGGGATAAGCACCTGGTGTTTACGATAGATGGACACACAGTTAAACCGCTTTTCTTCCCGGGGGGTGACATAGGCAGATTAGCTGTCAGCGGAACAGTCAATGACCTAGCCGTTATGGGGGCTAAACCATTAGCCATGGCAAGCTCCCTGATAATTGGTGAGGGCTTTGATGGAGCAGATTTGGAGAGAATTCTCAGATCAATGAACGACACAGCGGAAGAGGTTCCCGTTCCAATAGTTACAGGAGACACTAAAGTCGTTGAAGATGAGATAGGGATCTTCGTGATTACGGCCGGAATAGGGATAGCGGAAAGGCCGATAAGCGATGCTGGAGCTAGAGTTGGCGATGCCGTTTTGGTCAGCGGAACGATAGGAGACCATGGAATAGCCCTAATGAGCCACAGAGAGGGTATATCATTTGAGACTGAGCTCAAGAGCGATGTCGCACCGATATGGGATGTAGTGGAGGCGGTAGCGAAGGCAATAGGCTGGGAGAACATCCATGCAATGAAAGATCCAACAAGAGGAGGCCTCAGCAACGCCCTTAACGAGATGGCGAGGAAGGCCAACGTTGGAATCCTTGTCAAGGAGAGCGACATACCGATAAGACCAGAAGTAAAAGCTGCAAGCGACATGCTCGGAATAAGTCCCTATGAAGTCGCCAATGAGGGGAAGGTCATCATGATTGTGGCGAGGGAGTACGCCGAGGAAGCCCTTGAGGCCATGAGGAAGACCGAGAAGGGGAAGAATGCAGCGATCATAGGAGAGGTAATAAAGGAGTATCCAGGAAAGGTCATTCTAGAAACGGGCATTGGAGGAAAGAGATTCATGGAACCTCCGATTGGTGATCCCGTCCCGAGAGTTTGCTGA
- a CDS encoding PadR family transcriptional regulator, translating to MKYRDFLIFHILHHAEKGGITGAFMMKELERHGYRVSPGTIYPLLHSMEKEGLLKSRWEVREGRRIRVYEITEKGVKALQEGRERVRELCKELLGEYE from the coding sequence ATGAAATATCGGGACTTTTTAATCTTTCACATACTCCACCACGCTGAGAAAGGAGGAATAACCGGAGCTTTCATGATGAAAGAGCTTGAGAGACACGGCTACAGAGTCAGCCCAGGGACTATTTATCCCTTACTCCACTCAATGGAGAAGGAGGGGCTGCTAAAGAGTAGATGGGAGGTTAGAGAAGGAAGAAGGATACGCGTGTATGAGATAACGGAAAAGGGCGTGAAGGCTCTCCAAGAAGGCCGTGAAAGGGTTAGAGAGCTCTGTAAAGAACTACTGGGGGAATATGAATGA
- a CDS encoding MFS transporter yields the protein MKEKKIFGISWNVFLLGIVSFLNDMSSEMIMPIVPTYLTDILGIGKALSGSIMGLIESLSSLFKVLFGYFSDRFRKRKAFVALGYTLSAIAKGSLAFISSWWEFVALRIVDRIGKGIRTAPRDALIAESSEKGKTGKAFGFHRMMDTLGAVAGPLVAMGLLAVFSQLPKVVAYKRIFIISAIPGLIGVLIVLLFVVDKGGEVKKKIKGISALRSRNLQLFLVIVAIGALGRYSYAFTLWKAEELGLTVMQGLGFYALFNLIYALSAYPLGAYSDKIGKRKLITIGFGIAALASIAFAFARNALELALAFILYGTYIAIEDTIPRAYMADLAKEFEKGTVIGAYHTVFGIFVFPASVMAGVLWQTYSLTHAFLYAATMNALAMILMVLTREK from the coding sequence ATGAAGGAGAAGAAGATATTCGGGATAAGCTGGAACGTCTTCCTCCTCGGAATAGTCAGCTTCCTCAACGATATGAGCAGCGAGATGATAATGCCCATAGTTCCTACTTACCTCACCGACATCCTGGGTATAGGAAAGGCCCTCAGCGGTTCAATCATGGGGCTGATAGAGAGCTTAAGCTCACTGTTCAAGGTTCTGTTTGGATACTTCAGCGATAGGTTCAGGAAGAGAAAAGCCTTCGTTGCCCTGGGTTATACGCTCTCAGCCATAGCTAAAGGTTCCCTGGCATTCATAAGTAGCTGGTGGGAGTTCGTTGCCCTGAGGATAGTGGACAGGATTGGTAAGGGAATAAGGACGGCCCCCAGGGATGCTTTAATTGCCGAATCTAGCGAGAAGGGCAAAACGGGAAAGGCCTTTGGCTTCCACAGGATGATGGACACCTTGGGGGCCGTTGCTGGCCCCTTAGTTGCCATGGGCCTCCTAGCGGTATTCTCTCAGCTACCCAAGGTCGTTGCCTACAAGAGGATATTCATAATCTCGGCGATCCCAGGATTAATAGGTGTTCTCATAGTCCTCCTCTTCGTCGTCGATAAGGGCGGAGAAGTTAAGAAGAAGATAAAAGGCATATCGGCATTGAGATCAAGAAACCTTCAGCTGTTCCTGGTTATAGTCGCGATAGGGGCCCTTGGGAGGTACAGCTATGCTTTTACTCTCTGGAAGGCTGAAGAGCTTGGACTAACGGTTATGCAGGGCTTGGGCTTCTATGCTCTCTTCAATCTCATCTACGCCCTCTCAGCCTATCCCCTGGGAGCTTACTCAGATAAGATAGGGAAGAGGAAGCTCATAACTATTGGCTTCGGAATAGCGGCTTTAGCTTCGATAGCCTTCGCATTCGCAAGAAACGCCTTAGAACTTGCGTTGGCCTTTATCCTCTACGGAACATACATCGCGATAGAAGATACAATTCCAAGGGCTTACATGGCTGACCTAGCGAAGGAGTTCGAGAAGGGCACAGTTATAGGAGCCTATCACACAGTTTTTGGAATCTTCGTGTTTCCAGCTTCGGTGATGGCCGGAGTACTCTGGCAGACCTACTCCCTAACCCATGCGTTCCTCTATGCCGCAACTATGAACGCCTTGGCAATGATCCTTATGGTTCTAACGAGGGAAAAGTAG
- a CDS encoding TBP-interacting protein encodes MKFESLDEKMKKVYAKIRTIDEFHWHIDDNSIIGIHKKSGMKLQVRIAGSKEEADRLAQEKEPGALDVIVIPGKGTFYVNNGAFIMSLKFLRPTVQDIADHIVWAGFKVVEKDGRLEQEDIYEYLGGRLIEHLKQGLVNGRDYVFWPFYKCKHCGKYVDIDSLARHMKSHGEDVKEWSEEKYEILEINFADKKVYDKFGKEVPMDKFSEEAQDFIKDSFEGE; translated from the coding sequence ATGAAGTTTGAGAGCTTAGATGAAAAAATGAAAAAAGTTTATGCAAAGATACGAACAATTGACGAATTCCACTGGCACATTGACGATAACTCCATAATTGGAATTCACAAGAAGAGCGGGATGAAGCTACAGGTGAGGATAGCGGGCAGTAAGGAGGAAGCTGACAGACTTGCCCAGGAGAAGGAACCCGGGGCTCTCGACGTTATAGTGATCCCTGGGAAGGGAACCTTCTACGTTAACAACGGTGCCTTTATAATGTCCCTGAAGTTCCTTAGGCCAACCGTTCAGGATATAGCTGATCATATAGTTTGGGCCGGCTTTAAGGTAGTTGAGAAGGATGGAAGGTTGGAACAGGAAGATATATATGAGTACCTTGGTGGGAGGCTGATAGAGCACTTAAAGCAGGGCCTAGTTAACGGGAGGGACTACGTATTCTGGCCCTTCTACAAGTGCAAGCACTGCGGAAAGTACGTGGATATAGACAGCCTTGCTAGGCACATGAAAAGCCATGGTGAGGACGTGAAGGAGTGGAGCGAGGAGAAATACGAGATACTTGAGATAAACTTCGCGGATAAGAAGGTTTATGACAAGTTCGGAAAAGAAGTTCCTATGGACAAGTTTAGTGAGGAGGCCCAGGACTTCATAAAGGACAGCTTTGAGGGTGAGTGA
- a CDS encoding iron-containing alcohol dehydrogenase codes for MRFFLKTTLFLGEGSLKNVEKIVSENERVLVFSSRSMDRLGFLGEVTKYLEEAGAVYETIIGVPAEPTLEAVEEILPKVREFEPETFIAIGGGSVIDVAKAVKVFYDVPDLNFDDVAIFSRFQKVNPIPKLKTKLIAIPSTSGAGSEVSAASVIKKGDTKYTLVSPELCPDYAILDPRLPEKMPKEVARNSGLDVLVHAIEAYVSKAATPFSDAYAIKAAKTVFEYLEKSVSGDREAREKIHYAATMAGIAFLNGRLGLVHAMSHKAAWIGPHGLVNAVLLPYVMEYNIKRAPGRYESLAKELGFKDGEELYFKVIELNERLGVPKLSEIVDEKEFMGKLDEMAKKAYEDPLVNFNPVEPTVDDIKGIYLRAYRGE; via the coding sequence ATGAGGTTCTTCCTTAAAACTACCCTCTTCCTTGGGGAGGGCTCACTGAAGAACGTTGAAAAGATCGTGAGCGAAAACGAGAGGGTTCTCGTGTTTTCATCGAGATCAATGGACAGGCTTGGCTTCTTGGGGGAAGTTACCAAGTACCTTGAAGAGGCCGGCGCCGTTTACGAGACTATAATAGGCGTTCCAGCTGAGCCAACCCTAGAAGCCGTGGAAGAGATACTCCCAAAGGTCAGGGAGTTCGAGCCTGAAACGTTCATTGCAATCGGTGGGGGAAGCGTTATAGACGTTGCAAAGGCCGTCAAAGTCTTTTATGACGTTCCTGACTTGAACTTCGACGACGTAGCTATATTCAGCAGGTTCCAGAAGGTGAATCCTATTCCAAAGCTCAAGACTAAGCTCATAGCCATCCCATCAACGAGCGGGGCTGGAAGCGAGGTTTCAGCCGCGAGCGTCATAAAGAAAGGTGACACAAAGTACACCCTCGTAAGTCCCGAGCTCTGCCCGGACTATGCAATCCTCGACCCGAGGTTGCCGGAGAAGATGCCTAAGGAAGTCGCCAGGAACTCCGGATTGGACGTTCTGGTTCATGCAATCGAGGCGTACGTTTCAAAGGCCGCAACTCCATTCAGCGATGCTTATGCAATTAAAGCCGCGAAGACGGTCTTTGAGTACCTAGAGAAGAGCGTCAGTGGGGATAGGGAGGCAAGGGAAAAGATTCACTATGCCGCAACCATGGCCGGTATAGCCTTCCTTAATGGTAGGCTTGGCTTGGTTCATGCAATGAGCCACAAGGCGGCATGGATAGGGCCTCACGGGCTGGTTAATGCAGTTCTCTTACCTTACGTCATGGAGTACAACATAAAGAGGGCCCCAGGAAGATATGAGTCCCTTGCAAAGGAGCTCGGCTTCAAGGATGGAGAGGAGCTGTACTTCAAGGTCATTGAGCTAAACGAGAGGCTTGGAGTTCCCAAGCTCTCTGAGATCGTTGATGAAAAGGAGTTCATGGGGAAGCTCGATGAGATGGCTAAAAAGGCGTATGAAGATCCACTAGTAAACTTCAATCCGGTGGAGCCAACGGTTGATGACATCAAGGGGATCTATCTAAGGGCCTACCGCGGGGAGTGA
- a CDS encoding ribonuclease III family protein — protein MNKGLAKFGDSLINFLYSLALTEFLGRPTGDRVPNASLAIALDLAGLSKGLRRMDKHAKGDYAEALIAEAWLKGLITEREAVEIIKANLSEDVLDFSKKKEAIGRALAPLLKVISERLTSSRA, from the coding sequence ATGAATAAGGGATTGGCGAAGTTTGGGGATTCTCTTATCAACTTCCTTTATTCTCTTGCTTTAACTGAATTCCTGGGGAGGCCAACTGGGGATAGGGTTCCTAACGCATCTTTAGCTATCGCTTTAGACTTAGCAGGGCTTTCAAAGGGGCTGAGGAGAATGGACAAGCATGCAAAGGGCGACTATGCCGAGGCCCTAATTGCTGAAGCTTGGCTTAAAGGCTTAATAACCGAGAGGGAGGCTGTTGAGATAATAAAGGCAAACTTGAGTGAAGACGTTCTAGACTTCTCAAAGAAGAAGGAAGCTATAGGGAGAGCTTTGGCCCCTCTTCTGAAGGTAATAAGCGAGAGGCTCACCTCCTCTCGAGCTTGA
- a CDS encoding transcriptional regulator, whose protein sequence is MTRREKIIELLLERDYSVSELARILGLRGKGSKKAIIEDLKVIAKIAKREGMVLLIKPAQCRKCGFTFKPEINIPSRCPRCKSEWIEEPRFKLERR, encoded by the coding sequence ATGACCAGAAGGGAGAAGATAATTGAGTTGCTCTTGGAGAGGGACTACAGCGTTAGCGAGCTTGCGAGAATCTTGGGGCTTAGGGGCAAGGGGTCAAAGAAGGCGATAATTGAAGACCTAAAGGTCATAGCAAAGATCGCAAAAAGAGAAGGCATGGTTCTCTTGATTAAGCCAGCCCAATGTAGGAAGTGCGGCTTTACATTCAAGCCAGAAATAAATATTCCCTCAAGGTGTCCAAGGTGCAAGAGCGAGTGGATAGAGGAGCCGAGGTTCAAGCTCGAGAGGAGGTGA
- a CDS encoding DUF763 domain-containing protein, with protein sequence MMRSGIAELPLHTGHVPPWLASRMKRLAGIVLKILVDEYGTKGALERFADPVWFQAFNNLIGMDWDSSGSTTVTTGIVKEALNELNLGIKVAGGKGKASRKTPDELKVIAEKFDLPWEEYVKRSRLVAKVDSVALQTGYQLYHHTFFLDEEGNWAVVQQGMNPEEKLARRYHWFNAEELLNPHRGVAGVKRDFALNTVDRNSKEIQKTIIEIAQEGKKVAREIETIKAMKKGYMVFYKPRDVDVPKVIERYESLGKIELNVKALEFARELAVEDYESFLLIKGLGPGTLRALALVAELIYDVKPSWRDPVTHPIDPFKFAYAVGGKDRVPFRIEKGTYDDLIEFLMRLEETKNREILKRIKRITERWKFPEEEKTPTF encoded by the coding sequence GTGATGAGATCAGGCATAGCCGAGTTGCCACTTCACACCGGCCACGTTCCCCCTTGGCTCGCCTCGAGGATGAAGAGGTTAGCTGGGATTGTTCTCAAGATATTGGTTGATGAATACGGGACAAAGGGAGCCCTTGAAAGGTTCGCCGATCCCGTTTGGTTCCAGGCCTTCAACAACCTCATCGGAATGGACTGGGATTCTTCAGGATCAACGACCGTAACAACTGGAATAGTTAAGGAAGCCCTAAACGAACTTAACCTGGGAATAAAGGTTGCTGGGGGAAAGGGAAAGGCTAGCAGGAAGACTCCTGATGAGCTGAAGGTCATAGCGGAGAAGTTCGATCTTCCCTGGGAAGAGTACGTTAAGAGGTCAAGGTTGGTTGCGAAGGTAGATTCCGTCGCACTTCAAACGGGATATCAACTATATCACCACACCTTCTTCCTCGATGAGGAGGGAAACTGGGCCGTAGTACAGCAGGGGATGAATCCCGAGGAGAAGTTGGCGAGGAGGTACCACTGGTTCAACGCTGAAGAGTTGCTAAACCCCCATAGAGGAGTGGCTGGAGTTAAGAGGGACTTTGCCCTGAACACCGTAGATAGAAACTCCAAGGAAATACAGAAAACTATAATTGAAATAGCCCAGGAAGGGAAAAAGGTTGCGAGGGAGATTGAGACCATTAAGGCGATGAAAAAGGGTTACATGGTGTTCTACAAGCCCAGGGACGTTGATGTTCCCAAGGTTATTGAGAGGTACGAGAGCCTTGGGAAGATAGAGCTCAACGTTAAGGCCTTGGAATTCGCTAGGGAACTTGCCGTTGAAGATTACGAGAGCTTCCTCTTAATTAAGGGCCTTGGCCCGGGGACTTTGAGGGCCTTGGCCTTAGTTGCCGAGCTGATATATGACGTTAAGCCGAGCTGGAGGGATCCCGTTACCCATCCAATTGACCCCTTCAAGTTCGCCTACGCCGTTGGAGGCAAGGATAGGGTTCCCTTTAGAATAGAGAAGGGAACCTATGATGACCTAATAGAATTCTTGATGAGGCTTGAGGAAACTAAAAACAGGGAAATTTTGAAGAGAATTAAAAGGATCACGGAGAGATGGAAGTTTCCGGAGGAGGAAAAGACTCCTACCTTCTGA
- a CDS encoding extradiol dioxygenase: MLIGMAIMPHGNEAVYPPDEETRKLHENLKEIGKELRGAETYVLITPHNVRISWALGIVMAEHLIPWLPFNDVKVPVEKEYETDRELAQEIFLGARAEFPVVDINFATYSGRYSRFPLTWGEIIPLYFLEKKPLVLITPAKLERERLIEFGRFLANLLEKADKKVAIVVSADHGHAHSEDGPYGYAKESEEYDRRIVEMLKSGDLERLLEFTDEFIAKAKPDSYWSLLIALGILREIPMKPDLVSYACPTYYGMASALFRR; this comes from the coding sequence AGGCCGTTTACCCCCCAGATGAGGAAACAAGAAAGCTACATGAAAACCTGAAAGAGATTGGGAAAGAGCTGAGAGGGGCGGAAACCTACGTATTGATAACCCCGCACAACGTCAGGATAAGCTGGGCCCTTGGAATTGTAATGGCCGAACACCTAATCCCGTGGCTACCTTTTAACGATGTAAAGGTGCCGGTTGAGAAGGAGTATGAAACCGATAGGGAATTAGCTCAGGAAATATTCCTGGGGGCTAGGGCCGAGTTTCCTGTCGTTGACATAAACTTCGCAACGTACAGCGGAAGGTACTCAAGGTTTCCGCTGACATGGGGGGAAATAATTCCCCTTTATTTCCTCGAGAAGAAGCCACTCGTCCTAATAACCCCAGCAAAGCTTGAAAGAGAGAGGCTCATAGAGTTTGGGAGATTCTTAGCAAATCTTCTCGAGAAGGCAGACAAGAAAGTTGCCATAGTTGTGAGCGCAGATCATGGGCATGCCCACAGCGAAGACGGTCCTTACGGTTATGCAAAAGAGTCCGAGGAGTACGACAGGAGGATAGTTGAGATGCTAAAATCTGGAGATCTTGAGAGACTCTTGGAGTTTACTGATGAGTTCATAGCCAAGGCAAAGCCGGACAGTTACTGGTCCCTCCTAATAGCCCTCGGAATTTTAAGGGAAATTCCAATGAAACCTGATTTAGTGTCCTACGCCTGCCCAACGTACTATGGAATGGCTTCGGCACTCTTCAGAAGGTAG